Below is a window of Legionella taurinensis DNA.
AAAGCTGGATTCATGAAATTGTCATCGCCGCCAATAAGCCAGACCTGAATTTTATACAGACATTTGCCGCCATCCTCTACAGCCGGGAAAGTCTGGCGAAGCGGCATGGGACCCCGGGCTATCTGCTGTTGGCGAATGGGTATTTTCATTTGCTGCACGCCTTGTCGCAAATCAACAGGGACGAGTCGCCCAATGAATGGAAAACGCAATACGAAGGCAGTCTCTTTTCATTATGGAAGTCGCTTTACCTGGCACGGCAGGCTGAAAACCAGTCAACCGAGGCCATTCATAATGCCTATTATGGTTGTGGGCTTAAGAACAGTAATCCCTTTTCCCTTGAAACGATTGATGCCATGCTGGAAAAGTGCAATGAATTGCATGATTATCCAGCATTGCGTGAGCGGGCCAGGCATGCCGCAGTGCTCGCCGGCAAGCAGGAAAACGCATTTACTCTTTGGGCGTCTGCACAGGCCAAGGCTGAGCAACCGTGCAAGCAGGATGTCTTGAAATCCCCCAAAATGTAGTATTGCAAGGCCTGAGCGCTTCAGGCCTTGCGGATTAAGGCCGCCGTGTATTCTATTTTTTTCTCAGTCGCCGATTCCATGGTGTTTAAGGTTTTTACCGGCGTAAAGAATTGAGGCCCGGGCTGTTTACCCTTAGATGAGGGCGTAAAACGGTAATGGCTGGAATCCCTGACAAAATTGTACAGGTGTTTTAAAAAATTAAGGTGGGTATGGTAACCGAGAACCTCCTGCAACGAGGGTTTGGTTGACGCGGGTACTTCGGGACAAAGCGCATGCAGTTGCTGGTTGGCGTATTCATTGTTAATTCTGCCCCATTCTTTGAAAATAATATCGGCGTTCGCTAAGGTAAATTTTTGAAAAAGGGGTTGTTCTTACTGGCGTGAAGAAACAGATTTCCGATTAAAAACAACGATAAAACCCGCGTTTCCTTGTAGTTGGAGGGGTGGGCCGACATGACCGTGGGGAGCAGTAACTTCAGTGGCATGACCACGGTATCAATATTGGCAGCCACAAAAAAAAGATTCCAACTGGTGTATAAATCCGCCATTGTGGATGAATGGAACTGGGATACCAGCTTTTTTGCGTCATCGATTTTTAAGTCGGGGATTAATTCATAACTGCCGTCGTCTTTTCGATGGGTGCCTTCCGGCAATAGCGTGCTGAAGTAATCGCATTGATTCATGTACTGTTGCTGCTCCATGATTTGGATGAGACCAATCCCGGATTCTGCATTGTCAATTCCGCCATTCTCTTTGCATGGCCGGTTGCGTCTTCCCAGGCCGCTTCAAGGATATTTAATCCCATCACCGGACTGTTTTTCTGATAAGGCCTTTGGTTCTGCTGTCTCGATCCGGCGTTGGTGCCGGACAAGCCGTTCTCCCTGATAAACTGATCCAGGGCTTCCTGGGTTTCTTGCTGTCACCCATGGAGCGGTGGAAGAGGACTGTCAGATGACCGGTTTAATCGAAACCATTTTCACCGCTCAAACAAGGTCGCGTTGAGGGGACGCCGAAAATAAAGTCAGCGAGGGGGCTTCCGGGAAATCGATTGCGCTTAATGTGACTAAATGATCGTAGACTTCTTTGGCAAACACTTTGCTGTTGGCCATGGTGACTAACATGCCTTCAAAAGGAACAACAGGTTCAGTTGCATTCCAAAGTATCGGCTATTGCATCAGGTCGGAATCCGCAATTATTGCTTTTCTTCAATAATGGCCAAGAGTTGGCAAAGGGGCTCATTAGTGGTCAGAGCGTTTTTAAGGTACTGATCAGCTTGGTTAAGTCGATTTTCTGTGAGCGCGCCTTGACGATAAACTCGGCGAAATCTTTATCTTTCGTATCCAGGGCATCCAGTTTTAACTCGATTAAAATCTGTTAATCAGAAAGGGGTTGGATTTTTGGGGTAGAATTTTTTCTATTTTGGCTAAAAAATTTTCTGCGCTTTTTTCATCTTTTTACTTTCCTCTGGGTTGGACGTCTCATTAACCCTATTTTTCTTAAGGAAATGTTAAGAGGCAGCAGCCACCGGTGAATAAACACATGATTTGTGCAATGCGAGCTATATCTTGCGGCGCTTTTTCACTACAATAGATTTTTATCAAAAAAAACCATCTATGTTCAAACCATTGGCGTTTTACATCGGGTTGCGATACACCCGGGCAAAAAAAGAAATCATTTTGTGTCTTTTATTTCGTTAAGCTCCATGCTTGGGATTGCCCTGGGGTGATGGTTTTTAATCACGGTTTTATCGGTGATGAATGGGTTTGATGAAGAATCCATAAGCGTTTTTTTGGTATGGCCCCTGAGATTACCGTCAGCGGGCTCGATGGCAAAATCAGCAACTGGCAGGCCCTCGATAAAAAACTGATGACTTTTCCAGATGTAAAGCGGTGGCTCCGTATGTCGGTGCTCAGGGCCTGTTGACGCATGAGGGCCAGGTTCTTCCGATTGTATTAACCGGGGTATTGCTTGAAAAGAACAGGCAGTGACCCATCTAAGGAAAAAATGCTGGCAGGGGATCTCGCGGATTTAAAGCATTTTGGCTTAATCCTGGGGCGGGGCTTGCGGACAGTCTGGGCTTGATGATTGGCGATAAGGTAACATCATGATTCTCAGGCGACGGTGACACCTGCGGGAATGATTCCCCGTTTTAAACGGTTTACGGTGGTCGGTGTTTTTTCAGCCGGACCGGATTTAATTCGATACCAACTCGCCTTCATCAACCTGGGCGATGCCCAGAAATTATTGCAATTGGGTGACCAGGTCAGCGGCGTGAAGATGAAATCAAGGAAATTTATAAGGCACCGGAATTATCTCATGAATCAGCAAGACGCTGGGTGATGCTATGAAGTAGGCAATTGGACTGACCATTTGGCCCCTTTTTTCCAAGCCGTCAAGATGGAAAAAACCATGATGTTCCTCATCCTGCTGCTCATCATCGCCGTGGCTGCGTTTAATCTGGTTTCGTCCTTGGTCATGGTGGTCAATGACAAGCAGGCAGAAATCGCCATTTTACGAACCATTGGCGCTACGCCATCGATGATTCTTAAAATTTTTATTGTCCAGGGCTTGATGGTAGGGGTTGTTGGCACCTTGTTGGGTCTTATCGGCGGTATTATTTTAGCCAGTAATGCCACGGCCATTGTGAATCACCTGCATCGCTTTTCCATGTTCAGGTCTTGTCGTCCAGTATCTATTTTGTCGATTACCTTCCTTCAAAAATCATGTGGGTCGATCTGGTGCAGATTTGCGGTTGGCCTATTAATGAGCTTTATCGCCACCATTTATCCGGCCTGGCGTGCGTCCAGAACCGTTATTGCGGAGCTTTGCATTATGAGTGAGACTATTTTTCCTGTGAGCGCCTCAGCAAATCCTACCATGACGGGACGTCCATTGTTCCTGTGCTTAACGGCATTGATTTTTCAGTGCAGGCCGGTGATCGGATTGCCATTGTTGGGCCGTCGGGATCGGGTAAGAGCACCTTATTGCACCTTCTCGGGGGCTCGATAAACCCAGTGAGGGACAGGTGCGGATGCAGGGAGTGGATTGGCAGTCTCTGACTGAAAAAAACGTTGCCAGCTTCGCAATGAGAAATTGGGCTTTGTCTACCAGTTCATCATTTACTCCCTGAATTTTCAGCCCTTGAAAATGTGGCCATGCCTCTTTTGCTGGGCGATAAATCGGTGACGGACGCCCGGGAGCTGGCGTTATTGATGCTTGATAAGGTGGGCCTTGCTCATCGGGTGACGCATAAGCCCGCGCAATTGTCTGGCGGCGAACGGCAGCGTAGCCATCGCCCGCGCTTTGGTGCATCAGCCCCAGTGCGTGCTGGCGGATGAGCCCACCGGCAATCTGGATCATGCCACGGCCGTGAAAATTTTTGAGCTGATGCTTAAGCTCAATGAACAGTTTAATACCGCCCTGGTTATCGTTACTCACGATAAGCAGTTGGCCGACCGAATGGACAAACACTATGCCATTCAGGACGGTCGTTTATTTTCATAACTCTATCCAGTGGAGGGATTTATGTGTAAAGGTGACAACATGCCCAAATCACTCAACCATGGGGATTTTCCAGCCGTGAAACGAATTAAAACACGTGCATCAGACGCCTAAGCAAGTCTCTGATTTTGGTGAAATTATTGGGAAAATGGGCCCGTCTTTTTTTCACCCGGAAGTCAGCGGGTGAAATTCCATGACAGGCAGTTTGAAAATCAGAGCGATGCAAACCCGGCGCCGGTGTCCGCGCCAGGTTCAGCCGGTCATTAATAATCGGCATGGCCCGGGGTACGTGGGAATGGGATCACGTCCCGTACGTTACCAATGCCGGTGACATAGCTAATCAGACGTTCAAAGCCTAAGCCATAGCCGGCATGAGGTACGCTGCCATAACGGCGCAGGTCGCGGTACCACTGGTAATTGTCTTTATCCAGTTTACACTCCTCCATGCGCTGATCAAGAT
It encodes the following:
- a CDS encoding DUF5630 domain-containing protein, whose translation is MTDESSPSIGDLLREDAFEAVIALLSSWNASKLAEFCMQSPDLYDILKSNAFDEFWKERRRAISKYAFKGQDGVCDADLTVGHTLFLLAQREKAQGNLERYQEHLNQALNCHSIHAAQSWIHEIVIAANKPDLNFIQTFAAILYSRESLAKRHGTPGYLLLANGYFHLLHALSQINRDESPNEWKTQYEGSLFSLWKSLYLARQAENQSTEAIHNAYYGCGLKNSNPFSLETIDAMLEKCNELHDYPALRERARHAAVLAGKQENAFTLWASAQAKAEQPCKQDVLKSPKM
- a CDS encoding amino acid--tRNA ligase-related protein — encoded protein: MRLNDDGRTVAAMDVLAPVLVKSSAAASGRAVAHLDQRMEECKLDKDNYQWYRDLRRYGSVPHAGYGLGFERLISYVTGIGNVRDVIPFPRTPGHADY